Proteins found in one Trichoplusia ni isolate ovarian cell line Hi5 chromosome 14, tn1, whole genome shotgun sequence genomic segment:
- the LOC113500432 gene encoding uncharacterized protein LOC113500432, translating into MSVGKVRDFDIKNGNWSAYVDRLEMYFVANKIAEDLKLPTLIALIGEPAYELLSTLASPRKPSTLKYKEAVELLQAHLQPKPSILAERYRFRQRRQSAGETIADYVADLKKMSRYCEFKINLEENLRDQFVCGLRSEYIRQRLFAEDNIDYQKALVLANTLEAAERDAGAVEGTQEQTTSRELSERIHKLELNKCSACGVNGHGAHNCRYKEFECSYCGQPGHLRRVCRKKEFDRRIKSTISNRGNNGARGRSRRGRVIGSSAYGAGVWRSGNMARGGRSNARTARSNDVTDAAYWLSEPAMDDNSGSEQDVEGTNEEPMYQMSLTNYKPT; encoded by the exons atgtctgtTGGGAAAGTTCgagattttgacataaaaaatgggAATTGGTCGGCGTACGTCGATCGtctcgaaatgtattttgttgctaACAAAATAGCGGAAGATTTGAAGTTACCAACATTAATAGCTCTTATCGGCGAACCGGCTTATGAGTTACTGTCTACTTTGGCGAGCCCGAGAAAACCATCAACCCTGAAATATAAAGAAGCGGTGGAATTACTGCAAGCACATCTACAGCCGAAACCATCAATTCTCGCGGAGAGGTATAGGTTCCGACAAAGACGCCAATCAGCGGGAGAAACGATAGCTGATTACGTGGCAGATTTGAAAAAGATGTCACGTTATTGTGAATTCAAGatcaatttagaagaaaatttgagGGATCAGTTTGTGTGCGGGTTACGTAGCGAATATATACGTCAGAGGTTATTCGCGGAAGATAACATAGATTATCAAAAAGCGCTAGTATTAGCCAATACTCTGGAGGCAGCTGAGCGGGACGCCGGGGCCGTAGAGGGAACGCAGGAACAAACTACCAGCCGGGAACTAAGCGAGAGAATACACAAGTTGGAACTCAATAAATGTTCAGCCTGCGGGGTCAACGGTCATGGGGCACATAACTGTAGGTACAAGGAGTTCGAATGTAGTTATTGTGGACAACCTGGCCATTTACGAAgagtttgtagaaaaaaagaatttgatcgtCGCATAAAATCTACGATTTCAAACCGCGGGAATAATGGCGCGCGAGGAAGGTCACGTAGAGGACGCGTGATCGGGTCGAGCGCCTACGGAGCGGGTGTATGGCGGAGCGGCAACATGGCGCGCGGGGGGCGCAGCAACGCTCGCACCGCACGCAGCAACGACGTTACCGACGCGGCGTACTGGCTGAGCGAGCCAGCGATGGATGACAACTCCGGCTCGGAGCAAGACGTTGAGGGTACAAACGAGGAACCGATGTATCAAATGTCACTAACCAACTATAAACCG ACATGA